The following proteins come from a genomic window of Triticum aestivum cultivar Chinese Spring chromosome 6A, IWGSC CS RefSeq v2.1, whole genome shotgun sequence:
- the LOC123129791 gene encoding protein CUP-SHAPED COTYLEDON 1-like: MVDFDCEDIDDVAKLSTNEWYFFSFRDRKYATGLRTNRATRSGYWKATGKDRIIRSPRLSSSRSGRAAIVGMRKTVVFYRGRAPNGTKTCWVMHEFRLENPHSPPKEDWVLCRVFHKKKADMEYAMDGEEELVGGVMARRAAALSGTNYVSSSSCHDPDQYHHSPTAPFPSLGVGGHHYQLMPWDHHHTHGAAGVSLSNVDVFAGMPQLLSYENIIDASQQLQGGRSAAVDLRDGVEDQCGGTLMELGLQVQEEHYNYNSLM, translated from the exons atggtCGACTTCGActgcgaagacatcgacg ATGTGGCGAAGCTGAGCACAAACGAGTGGTACTTCTTCAGCTTCCGCGACCGCAAGTACGCGACGGGGCTGCGCACGAACCGCGCCACCAGGTCTGGCTACTGGAAGGCCACCGGCAAGGACCGCATCATCCGCAGCCCGAGGTTGTCGTCATCCCGCTCTGGCCGCGCCGCCATTGTCGGCATGCGCAAGACCGTCGTGTTCTACCGTGGCCGTGCCCCCAACGGCACGAAGACCTGCTGGGTCATGCACGAGTTCCGCCTCGAGAACCCTCACTCCCCACCGAAG GAGGACTGGGTGCTGTGCAGAGTTTTCCACAAAAAGAAAGCCGATATGGAGTACGCCATGGACGGCGAggaggagctcgtcggcggcgtCATGGCTCGCAGGGCTGCTGCCCTTAGCGGAACCAACTACGTAAGCTCCTCGTCGTGCCACGATCCGGATCAGTATCACCACTCGCCTACAGCGCCGTTCCCTTCCCTTGGCGTCGGAGGCCACCATTACCAGCTCATGCCCTGGGATCATCACCACACCCACGGCGCAGCAGGCGTCTCGCTCAGCAATGTGGACGTTTTCGCCGGCATGCCACAGCTGCTGAGCTACGAAAATATCATCGACGCCAGCCAGCAACTCCAGGGCGGCCGCAGTGCAGCGGTGGATTTGAGAGACGGCGTCGAGGATCAGTGTGGCGGCACGCTGATGGAGCTAGGGCTGCAGGTGCAGGAGGAGCACTACAACTACAACAGCTTGATGTAG